A window of [Ruminococcus] lactaris ATCC 29176 genomic DNA:
AAATTTGCAATATCTTCAACCATTTTATTTCCTATTCGAATTCATATTCTTCAATCAGATGAGCTGCGTCCTGAGATGTTTTACATTCTCGTAATTTTCTCTTAAAAGTATTATTTCTAAACATACTGATAAGACTGAAAAATGCTTTCATATGTACTTTCAGATCCACCGCACTAAAACAGCAGACAAACTCCACCGGATCAAACTTTTCAACTCCGAATGGAATCGGTCGCCTGAGACTGACAAGATACATTCCTGAAATAATGCTGCCCTTGCCCTGCCCGTCATGAGGAATTGCAAACCCAGGTAATACAACAATATATGGACCATTTTTTTCGGTATTTTCAATCATAGATGCCACATATCTTTTTTCAACATATCCACGCTCATACATCCATCTGCCCATGTTTTCAACAATTTCTTTCCAATCCTGACACTCCACTCCCAGTTGGATATGAGACGCAGGAAGGAAATGATGTAATTCAACTGTATCATAATGTTCCCATATTTCCGCTGACTGACTAAAATATCCCTTTACAATTCTTCTGCTTTTTTTCAATAATATCTCTGCCTCATAAATTGCAGAATCTAACTGCTCTTTCATTTCGTTCTTTTCTGATACATAACCGGAAAATTTTTCGCAGATAAGAAGTTCACTCAAAAACTGTACTTCATCTTCTTTGTGAGATATGAAATATTCTTTGGCAATCTGAATCAAAATATTCTGTGCCATCCGATATTTACTATTTGGTTGTCTCTTTTGTATTTCAATGTAACTTCCCTGCTGATTACGATGAATCATAATTCCTAAATATAATACGATCTTCTCGAAAGAATCTTCCCGCAAACGACTCTGATCCAGATACACTGCTTCGTACAATATCTCTCTGATTTTCTGCCAACTGTCTGTTCTGAGATTCAGTTGCTTTAATACAATACTTTCTACAATATCTTTTTGTTCTTTTTCTACACCATTTCCTTTGATATTCATTAGAAATAGCCTTTTATCGCTCTCTTTTCCCTCTACTCGCAGTCCTTTATTAGGATGAGAAAGTACTTTAAGATTACCTTGACCAATATACGCTTTTATCTTACTTAAATCATTGATAACCGTTGACCTGCTTACAACCAGATTGTCTGCAATCACAGACATCGTAATATATTCCACTGTATTAATCAGAAAAGAGGCTGCAATTTCGATACGTTCCTCCTGTGAAAGCTTGTATGTATATAAATCATCTTTCGGAACTGCCTTCAACACCTGTCCAAATGAACTGGGACAGATAATCCTTCCTCCCACAAGTCTGATTTTCCCTAAATCCATTTCTTTCAACAATTCATTGATTAATTTTAAATCATTTCGTATGGTTCTTTGAGAAACTTCAAATTTTTCTGCTAGTTCTGAAAGTGTCATCAATTCCTCATTTCCAATCAATTCATGAATAATTGATACAGTTCTCTTTTTCACTGTCTTCATTTGGCTTCCTCACAACCATGATATTTTTCTTTTGTAATATTTTTTCTTTTTAAAAGCTTTTTATTATTTATATGATGTCAGGGTCAAAAGGTCTGAAACCACGTGTGCTTGCACACTGGTGGTAGAATGACCTTGAGACCCGCCCCGATATGAGCATAAAAGTGGGGCGTAAGCACCATGATATGCGAATAGCGGGTAGGATTGTGGGAGTGCGTAGCACGAAACAATCCGTTGGCATCATTGTTGGGGGCTTTTGACCCCAACATCTTTATATCATTTACAAGTCAACTAAAAAAGAATAAGTTTCTTCCCGGATTCAGGAAAAAACTTATTCTAATCTTCACTCTGATATCTACAATTTATTTTTCTTCTGCAACATTCTCTTCCAGAACAGATGTACAATGAGGGCAACGCGTTGCCTTGATGCTGATCTTGCTCTGACAGAACGGACAGACTTTTGTTGTCGGTGCTGCAGGCTTTTCTTCTGGCTTACTCAGATTCACAAGCTTATTGATCGCTTTCATCAGACAGAACAAAATAAATGCCATAATGATAAAATTCACAACTGCAGAAAGAAAACTGGATGCGAATCCGGCTACATCTTCAAGTGAATAAATCTTCCCACCTGTCAGGACATTTAAAACCGGGTTAATAAAATTATCCGTCAGTGAAGTTACAATTCCTGAAAAAGCTCCACCTATGATAACACCGACAGCCATATCCATAACATTACCCCGAAGTGCAACACTGATAACGTCAAAAAAGCAATACTCACCAGAGTACTGCTTCCCTACAAAACTATCTTCTATATTTATATACTTTCAAAACTACATACAGTTAAAACCAACACCATCATCCATTTACCTATCACTGCTTTGGTTATGCCCTCGACCTATTAGTAACAGTCAGCTCCATGTGTTACCACACTTCCACCTCTGCCCTATCTACCTCGTCGTCTTCAAGGGGTCTTACTAACTTGACGTTATGAGATATCTCATCTTGAGGGGGGCTTCACGCTTAGATGCCTTCAGCGTTTATCCCTTCCCGGCTTGGCTACTCTGCTATGCCTTTGGTAAGACAACAGATACACCAGCGGCCAGTCCATCCCGGTCCTCTCGTACTAAGGACAGCTCCTCTCAAATATCTTACGCCCACGCCGGATAGGGACCGAACTGTCTCACGACGTTCTGAACCCAGCTCGCGTACCGCTTTAATGGGCGAACAGCCCAACCCTTGGGACCTACTTCAGCCCCAGGATGCGATGAGCCGACATCGAGGTGCCAAACCACTCCGTCGATGTGAACTCTTGGGAGTGATAAGCCTGTTATCCCCAGGGTAGCTTTTATCCGTTGAGCGATGGCAATCCCACTTTATACCACCGGATCACTAAGTCCTACTTTCGTACCTGCTCCACCCGTCGGTGTCGCAGTCAAGCTCCCTTCTGCCTTTGCACTCTTCGAATGGTTTCCAACCATTCTGAGGGAACCTTTGAGCGCCTCCGATACCCTTTCGGAGGCGACCGCCCCAGTCAAACTCCCCACCTGACATTGTCCCCCAGCCGGATCACGGCTGCTGGTTAGAAACCCAGTACTGCAAGGGTGGTATCCCAACAGCGGCTCCATGGCTACTGGCGTAACCACTTCAAAGCCTCCCACCTATCCTGTACATACAATACCGAATCCCAGTATCAAGCTGGAGTAAAGCTCCATGGGGTCTTTCCGTCCTGGCGCAGGTAACCAGCATCTTCACTGGTATTTCAATTTCACCGGGTGCATTGTTGAGACAGTGCCCAAATCATTACGCCTTTCGTGCGGGTCGGAACTTACCCGACAAGGAATTTCGCTACCTTAGGACCGTTATAGTTACGGCCGCCGTTTACTGGGGCTTAAGTTCAAAGCTTCGCCTTACGGCTAACCTCTCCCCTTAACCTTCCAGCACCGGGCAGGCGTCAGCCCATATACCTCACCTTTCGGTTTTGCATAGACCTGTGTTTTTGCTAAACAGTTGCTTGGGCCAATTCTCTGCGGCCATCTTACTGGCACTCCTTCTCCCGAAGTTACGGAGTCATTTTGCCGAGTTCCTTAACAATGCTTCTCCCGTCGGCCTTAGGATTCTCTCCTCATCCACCTGTGTCGGTTTACGGTACGGGTATCCTGCAAACAATAGCGGCTTTTCTTGACAGTCAGCTCACGTGCTTCCCTACTTCTTTTCGGTCCACATCACGTCTTCAGATTGAAGAGCGGATTTGCCAGCTCTTCTCCTACCTCGCTTGTACCGGTCTTTCCATTCCCGGCTCACGCTCTCTGCCTGTGTCCCCACAGTTCTGTTACAGGATAGTACAGGAATTTCAACCTGTTATCCATCGACTACGTCTTTCGACCTCGCCTTAGGCCCCGACTTACCCAGAGCAGATCAGCTTTACTCTGGAAACCTTAGATATTCGGCCGGAAGGATTCCCACCTTCCTCTCGCTACTCATTCCGGCATTCTCTCTTCTTAAAAATCCACAGCTCCTTCCGGTACTGCTTCGTCTCTTTAAGAATGCTCCTCTACCAATTGAAATTCATCAATTCCAAAGCTTCGGCAGTGTGTTTCAGCCCCGGACATTTTCGGCGCAGGACCTCTCGACTAGTGAGCTATTACGCACTCTTTGAATGGATGGCTGCTTCTGAGCCAACATCCTAGTTGTCTTCGAAATCCCACATCCTTTTCCACTTAACACACATTTTGGGGCCTTAGCTGTTGGTCTGGGCTCTTTCCCTTTTGACCACCCAACTTATCTCGGATCGTCTGACTCCCATACATCATCTACACGGCATTCGGAGTTTGATATCCCTTAGTAAGCTTTGACGCCCCCTTAGGAATTCAGTGCTCTACCTCCGCAAGACTCGTATGAGGCTAGCCCTAAAGCTATTTCGAGGAGAACCAGCTATCTCCGGGTTCGATTGGAATTTCTCCCCTATCCACACCTCATCCCCACCCTTTTCAACGGATGTGGGTTCGGTCCTCCATTGCCTTTTACGGCAACTTCAACCTGGACATGGATAGATCACCCGGTTTCGGGTCTACTCCGACTGACTCTTCGCCCTATTCAGACTTGGTTTCCCTTCGGCTCCACACCTTCAGTGCTTAACCTCGCCAGCCAGCGTAACTCGCCGGACCGTTCTACAAAAAGTACGCGGTTGAGCATATAAAGCTCTTCCACAGCTTGTAAACATATGGTTTCAGGTTCTTTTTCACTCCCCTCCCGGGGTCCTTTTCACCTTTCCTTCACAGTACTATGCACTATCGGTCACTAAGTAGTATTTAGCCTTACGGGGTGGTCCCCGCATATTCCCACAAGGTTCCACGTGTCTCGTGGTACTCTGGATCCCGCCATGTCAACTCGTCTTTCGCTTACGGGGCTTTCACCCTCTCTGGCCGGCTTTCCCAAAACCGTTCTGCTAAACTTGTTGAATCAATTCCGCGGTCCGAACCCCAGCATGCACGCACACTGGTTTGGGCTCTTCCGTTTTCGCTCGCCGCTACTCACAGAATCACATGTTGTTTTCTCTTCCTCCGGCTACTTAGATGTTTCAGTTCACCGGGTTCCCTTCCTGACGTTATGGATTGGCGTCAGGATACCTGAGGTTTGCTCAGGTAGGTTTCCCCATTCAGAAATCTCCGGATCAATGGGTATTTGCCCCTCCCCGAAGCTTTTCGCAGCTTATCACGTCTTTCATCGGCTCTTAGTGCCAAGGCATCCACCATACGCTCTTATCAGCATAACCAACTCGACCTCATCCCACGGGAATGGGATAATGTCCACACATGCATAGCGTTGCATGCGTTGGTGATAGTCAATTTTTTTTGAATCTGTTTTCTTCAGATCTTAAGTTAATGTTGTTAACATTACCTCGGATGTCTTGATTAGATATTTATCTTAATCTATTGATTTTCACTATATGCAGTTTTCAAGGTACATAAAGATGCGAGCTTCGCATCCTGACCGACTTTCATCAGTCATTACATACACAAATCTCTTTGTATATCTAATCACTGGTGAAACCAGTTATCATAACAGCACTGCCCTGCTGACTGGGTTGGCGGTGATAAGTTGTTGCTCATCTGTGCCTGTATCTATACCTAAAGACTTCGTGC
This region includes:
- a CDS encoding BglG family transcription antiterminator — protein: MKTVKKRTVSIIHELIGNEELMTLSELAEKFEVSQRTIRNDLKLINELLKEMDLGKIRLVGGRIICPSSFGQVLKAVPKDDLYTYKLSQEERIEIAASFLINTVEYITMSVIADNLVVSRSTVINDLSKIKAYIGQGNLKVLSHPNKGLRVEGKESDKRLFLMNIKGNGVEKEQKDIVESIVLKQLNLRTDSWQKIREILYEAVYLDQSRLREDSFEKIVLYLGIMIHRNQQGSYIEIQKRQPNSKYRMAQNILIQIAKEYFISHKEDEVQFLSELLICEKFSGYVSEKNEMKEQLDSAIYEAEILLKKSRRIVKGYFSQSAEIWEHYDTVELHHFLPASHIQLGVECQDWKEIVENMGRWMYERGYVEKRYVASMIENTEKNGPYIVVLPGFAIPHDGQGKGSIISGMYLVSLRRPIPFGVEKFDPVEFVCCFSAVDLKVHMKAFFSLISMFRNNTFKRKLRECKTSQDAAHLIEEYEFE
- the mscL gene encoding large conductance mechanosensitive channel protein MscL gives rise to the protein MDMAVGVIIGGAFSGIVTSLTDNFINPVLNVLTGGKIYSLEDVAGFASSFLSAVVNFIIMAFILFCLMKAINKLVNLSKPEEKPAAPTTKVCPFCQSKISIKATRCPHCTSVLEENVAEEK